Proteins encoded within one genomic window of Geotalea daltonii FRC-32:
- a CDS encoding FemAB family XrtA/PEP-CTERM system-associated protein, which produces MPISVDLITNSDSAWDAYVLGHDEGTCYHQYGWKEVIEKSFGHEAYFLAARGDSGKVCGVLPLVKMQSALFGRYLVSVPFCNYGGVLCDDTTVERLLINRAKAMREELEVTHVELRHLDKCLKGMATRSHKVTMILTLQENEAAQWKILDTKVRNQIRKAEKSRLKVITGHVELLDPFYRVFCRNMRDLGTPVYGKEFFRNIMETFPRTTKIVSVLLDGTTVASGIMMWFRDTVEVPWASSIKEYRNLCPNNLLYWEAIRCALKMRARRFDFGRSTPGEGTYRFKKQWGAEAVPLYWQYLIEEGTRLPQLNPSNPKYRTMIKVWQRLPLAVANYVGPKIVRGIP; this is translated from the coding sequence ATGCCAATCAGCGTAGATTTGATCACAAACAGCGATTCAGCCTGGGATGCCTATGTCCTCGGTCACGATGAAGGGACCTGCTATCACCAGTATGGATGGAAAGAGGTCATCGAGAAAAGCTTTGGCCATGAGGCGTATTTTCTGGCGGCCAGGGGCGACTCGGGAAAGGTGTGCGGCGTATTGCCGCTGGTGAAGATGCAGAGCGCCCTCTTTGGCAGATACCTGGTATCAGTGCCATTCTGCAATTATGGTGGCGTGCTCTGTGACGACACGACAGTGGAGAGGCTGCTTATCAACAGGGCGAAGGCAATGAGGGAGGAGCTGGAGGTAACCCATGTGGAGTTGCGCCATCTGGACAAGTGCCTGAAGGGAATGGCGACCAGGAGCCATAAGGTGACCATGATCCTTACGCTGCAGGAGAACGAAGCGGCGCAATGGAAGATCCTGGATACAAAAGTGCGAAACCAGATCCGCAAGGCCGAAAAAAGCCGCCTGAAGGTGATCACAGGGCATGTGGAACTGCTCGATCCGTTCTACAGGGTCTTTTGCAGAAATATGCGGGACCTGGGGACGCCGGTTTACGGCAAGGAATTTTTCAGGAACATCATGGAAACCTTTCCCCGGACAACGAAAATTGTCTCGGTACTGCTGGATGGCACCACGGTAGCATCAGGCATCATGATGTGGTTCAGGGATACGGTGGAGGTGCCCTGGGCTTCGTCCATCAAGGAATATCGAAACCTTTGTCCCAACAACCTCCTGTATTGGGAAGCCATAAGGTGTGCCTTGAAGATGAGGGCGCGCAGGTTCGACTTCGGCCGCTCGACGCCGGGAGAGGGCACCTACCGTTTCAAGAAACAGTGGGGAGCTGAGGCGGTACCCCTGTACTGGCAGTATCTGATCGAGGAAGGGACCCGTCTGCCGCAACTTAATCCGTCGAACCCCAAATACAGGACCATGATCAAGGTCTGGCAGCGCCTGCCCCTGGCTGTTGCCAATTATGTGGGGCCTAAAATCGTGCGCGGCATACCATGA
- a CDS encoding carboxylate--amine ligase, which produces MPVIVTNARNRMAYAITKSLGTKHIRVYTSDFVPRSMSFASKYSSGSFLYPSPFSQQSGFVQTLMEKVKLHCCNVLIPVGEETYLIAKHKQKFLQHTNVVVPDYDQILTAHNKDRWGALAAELGIRCPATFEIEDVRLGRADRLPFPVLIKPKQGGGGWGIVQVDSPQEMESLLSRDDHWGRPWERFFIQQKIDGQTHCVAMLFRQGEYRAKVGYRQLRSYPIKCGQATLRISVEHKGAEDSLQRLLEEMKWHGVCQADFIVEKCSGVPYLIDVNPRFWGSLAQSIACGVDFPYLVYKIAARGDVPSQASFSTGVVTRWIGGDLAAFMPSLREAENKLAFLREYFRPHRKASHYDDLSFSDPLPFMYWMADAFYRSLSKRGGRSRSHESLEGIWE; this is translated from the coding sequence ATGCCTGTAATAGTGACCAATGCCAGAAACAGAATGGCCTATGCCATAACCAAAAGCCTGGGGACTAAGCACATTCGGGTTTACACTTCTGATTTCGTTCCCCGATCCATGTCCTTTGCGTCCAAATACAGTAGCGGGTCATTTCTCTACCCTTCACCCTTCAGCCAACAAAGTGGGTTCGTCCAGACACTGATGGAAAAAGTAAAGCTCCATTGCTGCAATGTGCTGATACCGGTCGGGGAAGAAACCTATCTGATAGCCAAACACAAACAGAAGTTTCTACAGCATACAAATGTGGTGGTCCCTGACTATGATCAAATCCTGACTGCCCACAACAAGGACCGCTGGGGAGCGCTGGCTGCAGAACTTGGCATCCGTTGCCCCGCCACCTTCGAAATCGAGGATGTAAGGCTGGGGAGGGCTGATCGATTGCCTTTTCCTGTGCTGATCAAGCCCAAACAAGGGGGCGGGGGATGGGGAATAGTCCAGGTGGATTCGCCCCAGGAAATGGAAAGCCTGCTGAGCCGTGACGACCACTGGGGACGCCCCTGGGAACGCTTTTTCATTCAGCAAAAAATCGATGGCCAGACCCATTGCGTGGCCATGCTCTTTCGACAGGGGGAATACCGGGCAAAGGTTGGCTACAGGCAGCTGCGCAGCTATCCCATCAAATGCGGACAGGCCACCCTGAGGATCAGCGTCGAACACAAGGGGGCAGAAGACAGCCTGCAGCGGCTCCTTGAGGAGATGAAATGGCATGGGGTCTGTCAGGCCGACTTCATCGTTGAAAAATGCAGCGGGGTCCCTTACCTGATTGACGTCAATCCCCGTTTCTGGGGCTCTCTGGCCCAAAGTATCGCCTGCGGGGTCGATTTTCCCTACCTGGTTTACAAGATTGCAGCCAGGGGTGATGTTCCTTCACAAGCATCATTCAGCACTGGGGTCGTCACACGCTGGATAGGGGGCGATCTGGCCGCCTTCATGCCGTCGCTGCGAGAGGCCGAGAACAAGCTCGCTTTTCTCAGGGAATATTTCCGGCCGCACCGCAAAGCCAGTCATTACGATGACCTGAGTTTTTCCGATCCATTGCCTTTCATGTACTGGATGGCCGATGCCTTCTATCGGTCGCTCAGTAAGCGGGGAGGAAGATCGAGAAGTCATGAATCGCTGGAAGGAATATGGGAATAG
- a CDS encoding glycosyltransferase: MKKAMKVPVPVLFVLPTLGTGGSERVVFNLCLNAGPQYFPVVAAFRDGALRSEFTRAGICCHVLDRRGGIDVSLIFKLLQLMRKYGIRLVNSHHFVSLFYAFWAARFLGMPVMHTEHSKWEMEAHTPFWNGWFRFFLRNIQVVNAVSEASFAHLQQAYGVSNSKAVLTLNGIDMELFKSKCDRGKLRESLGLKPGETVVGTVGNLRREKNQALLIRAVAMLKDWGRPCKAVIVGDGPCRKELEELAATLGAGEEIIFLGTRNDVPSLYAAFDIYCLSSRFEGLPLTILEAMSASLPVIGTEVMGIAEVVSHNHNGLLVPDDSCPHLAAAITVLQNDAPLRQRISENGHRFVKDNYLLESSVNRYKELFTSLICK; this comes from the coding sequence ATGAAAAAGGCAATGAAAGTTCCCGTTCCCGTTTTATTCGTTTTGCCGACCCTTGGCACCGGCGGTTCGGAACGGGTCGTCTTCAATCTGTGCTTGAATGCCGGGCCCCAGTATTTTCCCGTTGTTGCCGCATTCCGTGACGGGGCTCTTCGAAGTGAATTTACCAGGGCCGGCATTTGCTGTCATGTCCTGGACCGGCGCGGCGGCATCGATGTGAGCCTGATCTTCAAGCTTTTGCAGTTGATGAGAAAATACGGGATTCGGCTGGTGAACAGCCATCACTTCGTCTCCCTCTTCTATGCTTTCTGGGCCGCCCGCTTTTTGGGGATGCCGGTCATGCACACGGAGCACTCCAAATGGGAGATGGAAGCACATACCCCTTTCTGGAACGGCTGGTTCAGGTTCTTTCTGCGGAACATCCAGGTGGTGAATGCCGTATCGGAAGCATCCTTCGCCCATTTGCAACAGGCTTACGGCGTCAGCAATTCCAAGGCGGTATTGACCCTGAATGGTATCGATATGGAACTTTTCAAATCAAAATGCGACAGGGGCAAGCTGAGGGAGTCTCTGGGGCTTAAGCCTGGTGAGACTGTCGTGGGAACGGTTGGCAACCTGCGCCGGGAAAAGAACCAGGCCCTCCTTATTCGAGCCGTTGCCATGCTCAAGGATTGGGGCAGGCCCTGCAAGGCGGTTATCGTTGGTGACGGGCCCTGTCGCAAGGAGCTTGAAGAACTGGCGGCAACTCTTGGGGCGGGGGAAGAAATCATATTTCTGGGCACCCGCAATGACGTCCCATCGCTCTATGCCGCCTTCGATATTTATTGCCTCTCTTCCCGCTTCGAAGGCCTGCCCTTGACCATTCTCGAAGCCATGTCCGCCTCTCTGCCGGTTATAGGCACTGAAGTGATGGGGATTGCCGAGGTTGTATCCCATAATCACAACGGACTGCTGGTACCTGATGACAGCTGCCCCCACCTGGCTGCTGCCATCACCGTTTTGCAGAACGATGCCCCGTTGAGGCAAAGGATTTCAGAGAATGGCCACCGTTTCGTCAAGGATAACTATCTGCTTGAAAGCTCCGTGAACCGTTACAAGGAGCTGTTTACCTCACTAATCTGCAAATAA
- a CDS encoding XrtA system polysaccharide deacetylase codes for MDNALTIDVEDYFQVTAFAGRVKMADWDNFPIRARENTLRILELLEIRSIRATFFILGWLANRLPDLVREIRSRGHEIACHGYSHQLVYEIGRERFRQDIRRSKALLEDITGMAVCGYRAPSYSITGRSLWAQEILVEEGFTFDSSIFPIVHDIYGIPGGNRFIHDIETKSGRLREFPITTLPLQFGGRKWTLPVAGGGYLRLLPAQLVAWAIRRVNEKELQPAVVYFHPWEIDPGQPRIKAGLKSSFRHYLNLEQMEGKVRYLLDHLKFTSMGEVLKQEIIGSGSDAHINAGQVAAN; via the coding sequence ATGGATAATGCACTTACCATCGATGTGGAGGACTACTTCCAGGTGACGGCATTTGCCGGTCGCGTAAAGATGGCCGACTGGGACAATTTCCCCATACGGGCAAGGGAAAACACCCTGAGAATTCTGGAACTCCTGGAAATCCGATCGATCAGGGCCACCTTCTTCATTCTCGGCTGGCTGGCCAACCGCCTCCCTGACCTGGTGCGGGAAATACGATCCCGTGGCCACGAGATCGCCTGCCATGGCTACAGTCATCAGCTGGTTTATGAAATAGGCCGTGAACGGTTTCGCCAGGATATCCGCCGGTCGAAAGCACTCCTTGAAGATATCACCGGTATGGCTGTCTGCGGTTACAGGGCGCCCAGTTATTCGATAACCGGCAGATCCCTCTGGGCCCAGGAGATCCTGGTGGAAGAGGGATTTACCTTCGATTCGAGCATCTTTCCCATAGTCCATGATATTTACGGCATCCCCGGGGGCAACAGGTTTATCCATGACATCGAGACCAAATCCGGCAGGCTCAGGGAATTTCCTATCACCACATTGCCGCTGCAGTTTGGGGGACGGAAATGGACGTTGCCGGTGGCCGGGGGGGGATATCTCAGGCTTTTACCCGCCCAATTGGTGGCGTGGGCCATAAGGCGGGTGAACGAGAAAGAGCTGCAGCCGGCGGTAGTCTATTTTCATCCATGGGAAATAGACCCGGGACAGCCGCGCATAAAAGCCGGATTGAAGTCCTCCTTCCGCCATTACCTGAACCTTGAGCAAATGGAAGGCAAGGTGAGGTACCTGCTGGACCATCTGAAATTCACCAGCATGGGAGAAGTCCTGAAGCAGGAAATAATCGGCTCCGGGAGCGATGCCCATATCAACGCAGGGCAGGTTGCTGCCAATTAG
- a CDS encoding TIGR03016 family PEP-CTERM system-associated outer membrane protein — MKNKGFLYICRLLFFCLFLSVFAEGDALADFEMHPGITVSEEFTDNVYENKNNKKSDYITRAMPGIQLRYEAPIGTVDGEYRYDYRYYLRQSRKDDDTHYANVNAHLALIDQLLFLDAGDNYQRVSLDVSRDVTQESLFVGQTDQNDLTATPYFSFNLSPRTTTRLGYRYTNIWYQRPDEAQIVALRQVDSISRRAHTGFGEVAYEFARNARASAGYSFTRTDRSSGSSNKQDSYLGLEKKYGPDGTSLISLKGGWTTIRYRQGRRYNAPFWVAEIKHQMGNVLTTLNTRVFYDEDPLRAVTKETSYSGAIDLLLSKGLVGGMISYSRFVDTELDRLVTQRATAAIRGRYELLNRLAADMTVEGSRYENNSLISSNNLSTSNNDTHRLLVATGITYTFGEGMSASALYRYANYFSGYQGQVNRIALEFRKVF; from the coding sequence ATGAAAAACAAAGGCTTTCTTTACATTTGCCGTTTACTGTTCTTCTGCCTCTTTTTGTCTGTTTTTGCCGAGGGGGATGCCCTTGCCGATTTCGAGATGCATCCCGGCATTACAGTAAGCGAGGAGTTTACGGACAACGTCTACGAAAACAAGAACAACAAAAAGAGCGATTACATAACGCGGGCCATGCCCGGCATCCAGCTCAGGTATGAGGCCCCCATAGGTACGGTTGACGGGGAGTATCGGTATGACTACCGCTATTACCTGCGCCAGTCAAGGAAGGACGATGATACCCATTATGCCAATGTCAATGCACATTTGGCACTGATTGACCAATTGCTGTTCCTGGATGCGGGGGACAACTACCAGAGAGTTTCCCTGGATGTGTCGCGGGATGTGACCCAGGAAAGCCTGTTCGTCGGCCAGACCGACCAGAACGACCTCACCGCCACGCCATACTTCTCCTTCAATCTTTCGCCGAGAACCACAACCCGTTTGGGTTACCGGTATACCAACATCTGGTATCAGAGACCTGATGAAGCTCAAATTGTGGCCCTGCGCCAGGTCGACAGCATTTCAAGAAGGGCGCATACCGGCTTCGGCGAGGTTGCCTACGAGTTCGCCAGGAACGCCAGGGCCAGCGCCGGATATTCCTTTACCCGTACTGACCGGTCCTCGGGAAGTTCCAACAAGCAGGACTCGTACCTTGGGCTGGAAAAGAAATACGGGCCTGATGGCACATCGCTCATTTCCCTCAAAGGGGGCTGGACAACCATTCGCTACCGGCAGGGGCGACGGTACAACGCTCCGTTCTGGGTCGCAGAGATAAAGCATCAGATGGGCAACGTGTTAACTACCTTGAACACCAGGGTATTTTACGACGAGGACCCCCTGAGAGCGGTCACCAAGGAGACCAGCTATTCTGGAGCGATAGATCTGCTACTTTCCAAGGGACTGGTGGGCGGCATGATTTCCTATTCCAGGTTCGTAGACACGGAACTTGACCGACTGGTAACCCAACGAGCTACAGCCGCCATAAGAGGGCGGTATGAACTGTTGAACCGCTTGGCTGCCGACATGACCGTGGAAGGTTCCCGCTATGAGAACAACAGCCTGATTTCCAGCAATAATCTCTCTACCAGCAACAACGATACCCACAGGTTGCTGGTCGCAACCGGCATCACTTATACTTTCGGCGAGGGTATGTCAGCTTCCGCCCTCTATCGGTACGCCAACTATTTTTCCGGCTACCAGGGGCAAGTGAACAGGATTGCCCTTGAATTCAGAAAGGTTTTCTGA
- a CDS encoding exosortase/archaeosortase family protein: MANPGYKGQNIYFLTVVALFIVLHTVLYFPVYLRLVQAWGSMPQCSHGYFVLPIIAWLCFMKHKSLQSNHVQPSYRGCIMTYAGLFVYVAALAYESDTFAYLSYMISIAGLIVSFFGLQLFKLFIFPYLFLFFMFPIPSSVYLRLTGSMKLLASTLSAGIISSFGIPVLRDGNIIQLSNLQLSVVEACSGMQSLVSYIMLGSLLAYHMKSSSWKKLTLIAVTIPVALLNNIMRITSTGIIGQHYGIEAITGTIHDVIGMFIFVIGLMILISVYHWLVHLNKNSCVAS; the protein is encoded by the coding sequence ATGGCAAATCCAGGATATAAGGGGCAAAACATTTATTTTTTAACAGTTGTAGCTTTATTCATTGTTTTGCATACGGTCCTTTATTTCCCGGTTTACTTACGGCTTGTCCAGGCATGGGGATCGATGCCACAGTGTTCCCACGGTTATTTTGTACTGCCGATTATTGCCTGGTTATGTTTCATGAAACATAAAAGCTTGCAGAGCAACCATGTGCAGCCATCCTACAGGGGTTGCATCATGACATACGCTGGTCTTTTTGTATATGTCGCTGCTTTAGCTTATGAATCTGATACATTTGCCTATTTATCCTATATGATTTCAATCGCCGGACTAATAGTTTCGTTTTTTGGATTACAGCTTTTCAAATTGTTTATTTTTCCATACCTGTTTCTTTTCTTCATGTTTCCCATACCAAGTTCTGTCTATTTGCGCCTTACCGGCTCCATGAAGCTTTTAGCCAGCACTCTTTCTGCCGGAATAATTTCAAGTTTCGGCATCCCCGTTTTAAGAGACGGAAACATTATCCAGTTGTCCAACCTGCAACTGAGCGTTGTCGAGGCTTGCAGCGGCATGCAATCCCTGGTTTCCTACATTATGCTCGGCAGCCTTCTTGCCTATCATATGAAGTCATCTTCATGGAAAAAATTGACACTCATTGCTGTTACCATTCCCGTTGCCCTGCTGAACAATATAATGCGCATAACCAGCACTGGAATTATCGGGCAACATTACGGTATAGAAGCCATAACAGGAACCATACATGATGTTATAGGCATGTTCATTTTTGTCATCGGGCTCATGATACTGATCAGCGTTTATCATTGGCTTGTTCACTTGAACAAAAATAGTTGCGTTGCTTCCTGA
- a CDS encoding exosortase C-terminal domain/associated protein EpsI codes for MKLTIIAFLTLIVFVAAGTLVRNMRPETKNEKDLRIPLHINGWKGRDLGLDDATIDKIKPDAFLFRNYQNNGGQVNLYVGYYSSLKKSDSAHLPTICYPAQGWKIVENSDITVFAGGKKLDLSRLKVSKGATNEIVYFGFMNNTLNTNNLLRLRTDLVKKLIQGKKTDNALIRFSMPLKPENNEASDRYLGQFITDVYPFIDSALQEDNGDPYGKSRI; via the coding sequence ATGAAATTGACCATCATAGCCTTTTTAACACTGATTGTTTTTGTTGCTGCAGGCACTCTTGTTCGTAACATGCGCCCGGAAACAAAAAATGAAAAAGATCTTCGCATACCTTTGCATATAAATGGCTGGAAAGGGCGAGATCTGGGCCTTGACGATGCAACAATCGACAAGATCAAGCCTGATGCGTTCCTCTTCAGGAACTATCAGAATAACGGCGGACAGGTTAACCTTTATGTGGGTTATTACAGCAGCTTGAAGAAATCTGACTCAGCCCATCTACCTACAATCTGTTACCCGGCCCAGGGATGGAAGATTGTGGAAAATTCCGATATCACCGTATTCGCCGGTGGTAAAAAACTTGATCTTTCCAGATTGAAAGTAAGTAAAGGTGCGACTAATGAAATTGTGTATTTCGGTTTCATGAACAACACCCTGAATACAAATAACTTACTAAGGCTTAGAACTGATTTGGTAAAGAAATTGATACAGGGAAAAAAAACAGACAATGCCTTAATAAGATTTTCAATGCCCTTAAAACCAGAGAATAATGAAGCGTCAGATCGATATTTGGGCCAGTTCATTACAGATGTGTATCCTTTCATAGACAGTGCTTTACAGGAAGATAATGGTGATCCATATGGCAAATCCAGGATATAA
- a CDS encoding glycosyltransferase family 2 protein, translating to MGIAGGTMPLFSIVVLTYNRKEVLAELLQQLDGLTSPVVEVVVVDNCSTDGTEEFVRASFPAFTLVRPPENMGAVGRNRGMAVARGRFVITIDDDILGLDATAIERIGSMFAVDSRLGAVCFRVIDHYSGLVCNWCHPRDPGTYAEFSFETNEITEGAVAFRKEVLDQVGLYPDEFFISHEGADLAARIIDRGYEIRYTPQVTVSHKYAQNARPGWRRYYYDTRNDFWLAIRNYRPLFIMLHLVRRLPATFIYAVRDGFLHYWVKAVGDALLHLPEMMKQRRPISRETHLKLRLLNKEKPGLGFYLKRRLFARRVKI from the coding sequence ATGGGAATAGCTGGGGGAACCATGCCGCTGTTTTCCATTGTCGTCCTTACCTATAACAGGAAGGAAGTTCTCGCCGAATTGCTGCAGCAGCTGGACGGACTGACTAGCCCGGTTGTGGAGGTGGTAGTGGTGGACAACTGCTCTACGGATGGCACCGAAGAATTCGTCAGAGCATCATTTCCTGCTTTTACCCTGGTGCGGCCGCCTGAAAACATGGGTGCTGTGGGCCGGAATCGGGGAATGGCCGTTGCCAGGGGAAGGTTTGTAATTACCATAGACGATGACATTCTTGGCCTTGATGCCACTGCCATTGAAAGGATCGGCAGCATGTTTGCCGTTGATTCGCGATTGGGTGCCGTCTGCTTCAGGGTGATCGATCACTATTCGGGCCTTGTCTGCAACTGGTGCCATCCCAGGGATCCCGGTACTTATGCGGAATTTTCCTTCGAAACCAATGAGATAACCGAGGGGGCAGTGGCCTTTCGCAAGGAGGTACTTGACCAGGTGGGGCTTTATCCGGACGAATTTTTTATCAGCCATGAGGGGGCAGACCTGGCGGCCCGGATCATCGACCGTGGCTATGAAATCAGGTACACGCCTCAAGTGACCGTCAGCCATAAATATGCCCAGAATGCCCGGCCCGGGTGGCGCCGTTACTATTACGATACCAGGAATGATTTTTGGCTGGCCATCCGCAACTACAGACCATTGTTCATCATGTTGCATCTGGTGCGGAGATTACCTGCAACTTTTATTTATGCGGTGCGGGACGGTTTTCTCCACTACTGGGTGAAAGCAGTCGGGGACGCTCTGCTGCATCTGCCCGAGATGATGAAGCAAAGACGCCCCATTTCCCGGGAAACGCACCTGAAGCTGCGGCTTCTGAACAAGGAAAAACCGGGTCTCGGTTTTTACCTGAAGAGACGGCTCTTCGCCAGGCGGGTCAAAATATGA
- a CDS encoding DegT/DnrJ/EryC1/StrS family aminotransferase, with amino-acid sequence MRIGRSIPPAAAPISLVDILNGIRGLFNGQREIERFRDELKQYFGVKHCFLVSSGKAALTVILQALKELSPGREEVVIPAYTCYSVPAAVIRAGLKIRLCDMDSRTLGFDRKMLSSLLKGEGRILCVIPTHLFGIPCEIGRIRQMAEAGTILVEDAAQAMGGEYGGQKLGCLGDVGFFSLGRGKALSTVEGGIIVTNRDDIAKHLQTRLQMLPHCTFIENLVLVIQGLILWLFMRPSLFWLPKSIPFLGLGKTLYPSTFTLKYMSSFQAGLARRWLGKINEFKRARKEIVMCWQDFAGKTRAGRIFHNPGNVPDLIRFPIGIADSRLRTEILDDAERSGLGIMPGYPGPVNHIEQTRKLFLNQEYPVAEKMARELITFPVHPLVTVKDVRRVTKFLKKW; translated from the coding sequence ATGAGAATCGGCAGATCGATACCGCCGGCAGCAGCGCCCATCTCCCTTGTCGATATCTTGAACGGCATCCGCGGATTGTTCAATGGCCAACGGGAAATTGAACGGTTCAGAGATGAGTTGAAGCAATACTTCGGGGTAAAGCACTGCTTTCTCGTCTCATCGGGTAAGGCGGCTCTGACGGTGATCCTTCAAGCCCTGAAAGAGCTTTCGCCCGGCAGGGAAGAGGTGGTGATTCCTGCCTACACCTGCTATTCGGTGCCGGCAGCGGTGATCCGGGCCGGATTGAAGATCAGGCTTTGCGATATGGATTCCAGGACCCTCGGTTTCGACCGGAAGATGCTTTCCTCGCTCCTTAAAGGGGAGGGCAGAATTCTCTGCGTGATCCCCACCCACCTCTTCGGCATCCCCTGCGAAATCGGCAGGATCAGGCAGATGGCGGAAGCCGGGACAATTCTCGTCGAAGATGCCGCCCAGGCCATGGGGGGTGAATATGGGGGGCAGAAACTGGGATGCCTTGGCGATGTTGGTTTTTTCAGCCTTGGCCGGGGAAAGGCGCTATCAACGGTCGAGGGGGGAATAATCGTCACAAACAGGGACGACATTGCAAAGCATCTGCAAACACGGTTGCAGATGCTGCCCCACTGTACTTTCATTGAAAACCTGGTGCTGGTTATTCAGGGACTTATATTGTGGCTGTTTATGCGGCCGTCTCTTTTCTGGTTACCCAAGTCCATACCGTTCCTTGGGCTTGGTAAGACCCTTTACCCAAGCACCTTTACCTTGAAATACATGTCTTCCTTTCAGGCTGGACTGGCCAGAAGGTGGCTGGGCAAAATCAACGAATTTAAACGTGCCCGCAAGGAAATAGTGATGTGCTGGCAAGATTTTGCGGGAAAAACCAGGGCCGGAAGAATATTTCATAACCCTGGAAATGTACCTGACCTGATTCGTTTCCCGATCGGGATCGCTGATTCAAGGCTCAGGACGGAAATCCTTGATGATGCAGAACGATCAGGTTTGGGAATAATGCCGGGTTACCCTGGTCCGGTCAATCACATTGAACAGACCAGGAAGCTGTTTCTCAACCAGGAATATCCAGTCGCTGAAAAAATGGCGCGCGAACTGATAACCTTTCCTGTTCACCCTCTGGTAACGGTCAAAGATGTCCGGCGAGTAACAAAATTCTTGAAAAAATGGTGA
- a CDS encoding glycosyltransferase — MRIKRFVDNLPFYGYEPLVVTVKSKDNVITADDSNVFRASQFTFDAVALPDVLVRKLWDKCGFDSNFRLFERLLLFPDNAVGFVPSAVSKSLEVYKNHGYDLIYVTCKPFSTALAGVLLKKKLKLPLVLDFRDPYALDYHEKVPSYYSVMRKYMEKLVLKYTDYLITNTKGGEQLYKDRYKELNISVINNGFDFRSNCPELKNDKMIISHAGHLYGMKRDPDRLFAAMAKMQGCKILFRSIGDTYKGIMQKAKFFGIEDKVEIIGNLPHEQALAHIYQSDVLFLSQLPHVDRYFSVSIANKSFEYLETGKPVIADLPEGDNAELFRSYSSNSYVITDKDPEKVYLALRDLYGKWQSNSLKPKVNPEFIAKFNGRTLTGMLSDVFNSILGKNAL; from the coding sequence ATGAGAATCAAGAGGTTTGTGGACAATCTGCCGTTCTATGGTTATGAGCCTTTGGTTGTCACGGTAAAAAGCAAAGACAATGTCATTACCGCCGATGATAGTAATGTTTTTCGAGCCAGCCAGTTTACCTTTGATGCTGTGGCACTGCCCGATGTTCTGGTCAGAAAACTCTGGGACAAGTGCGGGTTTGACAGCAATTTCAGGCTTTTTGAGCGGTTGTTGCTTTTTCCTGACAACGCTGTTGGATTTGTCCCCTCCGCAGTTTCAAAGAGTCTTGAAGTTTATAAAAACCACGGGTACGACCTTATTTATGTAACCTGCAAACCTTTTTCCACAGCCCTTGCCGGGGTTTTATTGAAGAAAAAGCTGAAACTCCCGCTAGTATTGGATTTCAGGGACCCCTATGCCCTGGACTATCATGAAAAAGTACCTTCATACTATTCAGTCATGAGAAAGTATATGGAAAAACTTGTATTGAAATACACAGACTATCTCATAACAAATACAAAAGGCGGAGAACAATTATACAAAGATCGTTATAAAGAACTGAATATATCAGTAATCAACAATGGGTTTGACTTCAGATCAAACTGTCCTGAACTGAAAAATGATAAAATGATAATATCTCATGCGGGCCATTTATACGGAATGAAAAGAGACCCGGACAGACTGTTTGCAGCTATGGCAAAAATGCAGGGATGTAAAATACTATTCAGATCCATAGGGGACACATACAAAGGCATTATGCAAAAGGCCAAATTTTTTGGCATTGAGGACAAGGTTGAGATCATCGGCAATTTGCCACACGAACAGGCTTTAGCTCACATTTACCAATCTGATGTATTGTTTCTTTCTCAATTGCCCCATGTGGACCGGTATTTTTCCGTATCGATTGCCAATAAATCATTCGAATATCTGGAGACAGGCAAACCTGTCATTGCTGACCTGCCTGAAGGTGACAACGCGGAATTGTTCAGAAGTTACTCCTCCAATTCATATGTCATCACTGATAAGGATCCCGAGAAAGTATATCTTGCTTTACGAGACCTATACGGCAAATGGCAGTCAAACAGCCTTAAACCAAAAGTAAACCCGGAATTTATTGCAAAATTCAACGGACGCACATTGACGGGAATGCTATCAGATGTCTTCAATTCGATATTGGGTAAGAATGCCCTATGA